A genome region from Anopheles stephensi strain Indian chromosome 2, UCI_ANSTEP_V1.0, whole genome shotgun sequence includes the following:
- the LOC118504377 gene encoding probable basic-leucine zipper transcription factor H, with translation MDYVDIQAVESKLTDVTVTPIPMIKNAHSNHNTSGSSSSNYNNTANITITPQINHRSSSSSSNNNNTNHHHAGVSSVANDLSAGALALTAASNNSAANLVAPVTTFNHFPNNAGLSKYAQLLMVIEEMGRDLRPTYSGSRNSAERLKRLIVHARILVRECLVETERSARQ, from the coding sequence ATGGATTACGTTGATATACAGGCCGTCGAATCGAAGCTTACTGACGTGACGGTCACCCCGATACCCATGATAAAGAATGCGCATTCCAACCACAAcaccagcggcagcagcagcagcaactacaACAACACGGCCAACATTACGATTACCCCGCAGATTAATCatcgtagcagcagcagcagcagcaacaacaacaataccaacCACCATCACGCCGGTGTGTCCTCTGTGGCCAACGATTTGTCCGCGGGTGCGCTAGCTTTAACCGCCGCATCCAACAACAGTGCCGCGAATCTGGTGGCACCGGTCACTACGTTTAACCACTTTCCCAACAACGCCGGACTGTCGAAATACGCTCAGCTGCTGATGGTCATCGAGGAAATGGGACGGGATTTGCGTCCGACGTACTCCGGCAGCCGCAATTCCGCGGAACGGTTGAAACGGTTGATTGTACATGCCCGCATTCTGGTACGCGAGTGCTTGGTGGAGACGGAACGATCCGCCAGACAGTGA
- the LOC118502443 gene encoding uncharacterized protein LOC118502443, which yields MNAPYPTQNPCYTDIKQGILSYTLPLRTDLSDIPGPPMSLLPAPPTSLLPNTDKSSSTSSQKKKRRAYVNESEEARARRLARNAERMRQKRASETEEEYRQRLAKNAESNRRKRQNETDLERTIRHARSAARERLRRAMETPEQRAVRLAKLAERMRIARANETPEQRAIRLAKNAAKAKERLLKESPEQWIERKRKKAEYARRKRSGNPSSAGSSSSNDAAIHSTLASPDLSFSQVANSHSYVPDLGHGVPPDVKDIKLIASPKQNHAHQQPEQIYSTPHLPFMEHHETKASEFLPGGAHHPGAAGLHPDLSCPNNLLKFHVLPYSLPPGAVTTTAGPGMHHPGHAEYKSKCDDAREKRLARNAERMRQKRAMETEEQSRKRMAENAERMRRKRAAETEEEYRARMERNAAFKMTDEYRRRLIENAERNRRRRQNETELERSIRRARSAARERLRRAMETPEQRAIRLAKLAERMRITRERLWTTMETPEQRAERLAKLAERMRYARANETPEQRANRLAKNAARARQRFLNESPEQWIERKRKKAEYARQKRAAAAAVGGVGNGSVPAGRIPPGVPVSHASGLQQHTAIGFPGHAPTTLPETILHTSGPQQPSSSSSASSGAAPSFVLSAKDISKGSKHGTSSGSLQSLQPEQIYSTPQVILSGGDFKPHELLNGQHLVMQTDANYPSNLYKLHILPYPFPTSTASGTSSHMDQTSSYKTKTHHQLINMNGFFQINPYYNDIKQEIVAPYAAAAAPVVASTLPIPNGAPPQTSSDGAGDERSLSIIHHSLSKSQRRFLHESPEARAKRLARNAERMRQKRAAESTDEYRKRMAQNAERMRKKRAAETEDEYRNRMQRNADSKSSDEYQIRLAKNAERNRLRRQNETDIERSIRRARSAARERLRRAMETPEQRAIRLAKLAERMRISRANETPQQRALRLAKNAAKAKERLLNETPEQWIERKRKKAEYARQKRSAAAVAAKLGLPTTGNSCSSNASSTSLSVPSTPGGTVTFTHAPTTTATYNLEPSQTSLVSLATTDLKDIKLIAAQKPGPMLQLPEQLYATTSHIPFNGTDLKPPEFLTSNSQPGPPHIMQPELYKFHILPYTFSPTAGAVHPTQADYKGK from the exons ATGAACGCGCCATATCCGACACAGAATCCCTGTTACACGGACATCAAGCAGGGCATCCTTTCCTACACGCTACCCTTGCGTACAGATTTAAGCGATATTCCGGGGCCGCCTATGAGCTTGCTGCCTGCACCGCCCACCAGCTTACTACCGAACACGGACAAATCCTCGTCCACCTCCagccagaagaaaaaacgccGCGCGTACGTAAACGAAAGCGAAGAAGCTCGGGCCCGACGACTAGCGCGCAACGCCGAAAGAATGCGTCAGAAGCGTGCCAGCGAGACGGAAGAGGAATACCGCCAGCGGTTGGCAAAAAATGCAGAGAGCAATCGGCGAAAGCGTCAAAATGAGACTGACCTGGAACGCACCATCCGCCATGCACGCAGTGCGGCAAGGGAACGGCTACGACGGGCAATGGAAACCCCCGAGCAGAGGGCTGTGCGATTAGCGAAGCTGGCCGAACGGATGCGAATTGCACGGGCGAACGAAACACCCGAACAGCGAGCGATCCGGTTGGCAAAGAACGCGGCCAAAGCAAAAGAACGGCTGCTGAAGGAATCGCCCGAACAGTGGATCGAGcggaagcgaaagaaagcgGAATACGCGCGTCGCAAACGGAGCGGCAATCCCAGCTCGGCAGGAAGTAGCAGCAGTAATGATGCAGCCATACACAGCACTCTTGCCTCGCCCGACCTTTCCTTCAGCCAGGTAGCGAACAGCCATAGCTACGTGCCCGACCTTGGGCACGGGGTGCCACCCGACGTGAAAGACATAAAGCTGATAGCGTCGCCCAAGCAAAACCACGCGCATCAGCAACCCGAACAGATCTACAGCACACCTCATCTGCCGTTCATGGAGCACCACGAGACAAAGGCGTCCGAGTTTCTGCCGGGAGGCGCCCATCATCCGGGAGCGGCCGGGCTACATCCGGACCTGTCCTGTCCAAACAATCTGCTAAAGTTTCACGTGCTACCCTACTCACTTCCACCCGGTGCAGTAACGACAACGGCTGGTCCGGGCATGCATCATCCTGGACATGCGGAGTACAAGAGCAAATG TGACGACGCACGGGAGAAGAGGCTGGCCCGGAACGCGGAGCGTATGCGCCAAAAGCGGGCTATGGAAACGGAGGAGCAGAGCCGCAAACGTATGGCCGAAAACGCAGAACGCATGCGAAGGAAACGTGCGGCAGAAACGGAGGAAGAGTATCGAGCGAGAATGGAGCGGAACGCGGCCTTCAAAATGACCGACGAGTATCGGCGTCGTCTGATCGAAAATGCTGAACGCAACCGACGAAGGCGTCAGAACGAAACGGAGCTGGAGCGCAGCATACGGAGGGCACGGAGCGCCGCACGTGAGCGGTTACGCCGTGCGATGGAAACACCGGAACAGCGTGCGATACGGTTGGCCAAGCTGGCCGAACGGATGCGCATTACGCGCGAACGACTGTGGACAACGATGGAAACACCGGAACAGCGGGCAGAACGGTTGGCGAAGCTGGCCGAACGGATGCGGTACGCACGGGCGAACGAAACACCGGAACAGCGCGCAAACCGGTTGGCAAAGAATGCGGCCCGGGCACGCCAACGCTTCCTTAACGAATCTCCCGAACAGTGGATCGAGCGGAAGCGGAAAAAGGCAGAATACGCGCGACAAAAACGAGCGGCAGCCGCTGCTGTGGGCGGCGTCGGCAATGGTAGCGTACCGGCAGGCCGGATACCACCCGGTGTACCAGTCAGTCACGCAAGCGGCTTGCAGCAACACACAGCGATTGGGTTTCCGGGCCATGCACCCACCACGCTGCCGGAAACCATTCTACACACGAGCGGGCCACAGCAGCCCTCCAGCAGTAGTAGCGCGAGCAGTGGAGCAGCTCCATCATTCGTGCTGAGTGCGAAGGACATCAGCAAGGGATCGAAGCACGGGACATCGAGTGGATCGTTGCAGTCCTTGCAGCCGGAACAAATATACAGCACACCACAGGTTATACTCAGCGGAGGTGATTTTAAGCCACATGAGCTGCTGAACGGACAACATTTGGTGATGCAGACGGATGCAAACTATCCCAGCAATCTATACAAACTGCACATACTTCCGTACCCGTTTCCTACGTCCACGGCATCGGGTACGTCGTCGCACATGGATCAAACGAGCTCGTACAAAACTAA AACGCACCACCAGCTAATAAATATGAATGGATTCTTTCAGATCAATCCATACTATAATGACATTAAGCAGGAAATCGTGGCCCcgtacgcagcagcagcagcacctgtCGTTGCTTCCACCTTGCCAATACCGAACGGCGCTCCCCCGCAGACGTCCAGCGACGGTGCCGGTGACGAGCGCTCCCTAAGCATCATTCATCACTCGCTGTCCAAAAGCCAGCGACGGTTTCTGCACGAGAGCCCGGAAGCCCGTGCCAAGCGGCTGGCCCGGAACGCGGAGCGAATGCGCCAAAAGCGCGCGGCAGAATCGACCGACGAGTATCGCAAGCGGATGGCACAGAACGCGGAAAGGATGCGGAAAAAGCGTGCCGCCGAAACGGAGGACGAGTATCGGAACAGGATGCAGCGTAATGCGGACAGCAAATCAAGCGACGAGTACCAGATACGGTTAGCCAAGAACGCTGAACGGAACCGGCTCCGGAGGCAAAACGAGACTGATATCGAGCGAAGCATACGGCGGGCCCGTAGTGCGGCGCGCGAGCGGTTACGCCGTGCGATGGAAACGCCGGAACAGCGAGCAATCCGATTGGCCAAGCTGGCCGAACGGATGCGAATTTCCCGCGCCAACGAAACGCCCCAGCAGCGTGCGCTAAGGCTCGCAAAAAATGCGGCCAAAGCTAAGGAGCGCCTGCTAAACGAAACGCCCGAACAGTGGATCGAGCGAAAGCGGAAAAAGGCGGAGTACGCGCGACAGAAGCGTAGTGCCGCCGCGGTTGCCGCTAAACTAGGCCTACCGACAACCGGTAACTCCTGCAGCAGCAATGCCAGTTCCACCAGCCTTAGCGTACCGTCGACGCCCGGCGGTACGGTAACGTTTACCCATGCGCCGACCACAACCGCGACGTACAATCTAGAACCGTCGCAAACATCGCTCGTTTCGCTGGCGACGACGGACCTGAAGGACATTAAGCTAATAGCAGCACAAAAACCCGGCCCAATGCTGCAACTGCCGGAGCAACTGTACGCTACTACGTCCCACATTCCCTTCAACGGGACCGACCTGAAACCGCCTGAATTTTTAACCAGCAATAGCCAACCGGGCCCGCCTCACATTATGCAGCCGGAGTTGTACAAGTTCCACATACTGCCGTACACGTTCTCTCCCACGGCCGGTGCCGTGCACCCGACGCAAGCGGATTACAAAGGCAAATAG
- the LOC118504378 gene encoding GRB10-interacting GYF protein 2-like, translated as MNGFFQINTYYNEFKQEVDAAYAAAPIQQQTQQQQQQQQQPPPAQQQHVVSDGSIASSQQHSLNQCKGDTNLSKNQRRFLHESDDAREKRLARNAERMRQKRAMETEEQSRKRMAENAERMRRKRAAETEEEYRARMERNAAFKMTDEYRRRLIENAERNRRRRQNETELERSIRRARSAARERLRRAMETPEQRAIRLAKLAERMRITRERLWTTMETPEQRAERLAKLAERMRYARANETPEQRANRLAKNAARARQRFLNESPEQWIERKRKKAEYARQKRAAAAAVGGVGNGSVPAGRIPPGVPVSHASGLQQHTAIGFPGHAPTTLPETILHTSGPQQPSSSSSASSGAAPSFVLSAKDISKGSKHGTSSGSLQSLQPEQIYSTPQVILSGGDFKPHELLNGQHLVMQTDANYPSNLYKLHILPYPFPTSTASGTSSHMDQTSSYKTK; from the coding sequence ATGAATGGATTTTTCCAAATCAATACGTACTACAATGAGTTCAAGCAAGAGGTCGACGCTGCGTATGCCGCTGCACCGATTCAACAGcaaacccagcagcagcagcagcagcaacagcagccaccaccagcacaacaacaacacgtcGTTAGCGACGGTAGCATCGCGTCCTCTCAGCAGCATTCGCTGAACCAGTGCAAGGGGGATACAAATTTGTCCAAAAATCAGCGCCGATTTTTGCACGAAAGTGACGACGCACGGGAGAAGAGGCTGGCCCGGAACGCGGAGCGTATGCGCCAAAAGCGGGCTATGGAAACGGAGGAGCAGAGCCGCAAACGTATGGCCGAAAACGCAGAACGCATGCGAAGGAAACGTGCGGCAGAAACGGAGGAAGAGTATCGAGCGAGAATGGAGCGGAACGCGGCCTTCAAAATGACCGACGAGTATCGGCGTCGTCTGATCGAAAATGCTGAACGCAACCGACGAAGGCGTCAGAACGAAACGGAGCTGGAGCGCAGCATACGGAGGGCACGGAGCGCCGCACGTGAGCGGTTACGCCGTGCGATGGAAACACCGGAACAGCGTGCGATACGGTTGGCCAAGCTGGCCGAACGGATGCGCATTACGCGCGAACGACTGTGGACAACGATGGAAACACCGGAACAGCGGGCAGAACGGTTGGCGAAGCTGGCCGAACGGATGCGGTACGCACGGGCGAACGAAACACCGGAACAGCGCGCAAACCGGTTGGCAAAGAATGCGGCCCGGGCACGCCAACGCTTCCTTAACGAATCTCCCGAACAGTGGATCGAGCGGAAGCGGAAAAAGGCAGAATACGCGCGACAAAAACGAGCGGCAGCCGCTGCTGTGGGCGGCGTCGGCAATGGTAGCGTACCGGCAGGCCGGATACCACCCGGTGTACCAGTCAGTCACGCAAGCGGCTTGCAGCAACACACAGCGATTGGGTTTCCGGGCCATGCACCCACCACGCTGCCGGAAACCATTCTACACACGAGCGGGCCACAGCAGCCCTCCAGCAGTAGTAGCGCGAGCAGTGGAGCAGCTCCATCATTCGTGCTGAGTGCGAAGGACATCAGCAAGGGATCGAAGCACGGGACATCGAGTGGATCGTTGCAGTCCTTGCAGCCGGAACAAATATACAGCACACCACAGGTTATACTCAGCGGAGGTGATTTTAAGCCACATGAGCTGCTGAACGGACAACATTTGGTGATGCAGACGGATGCAAACTATCCCAGCAATCTATACAAACTGCACATACTTCCGTACCCGTTTCCTACGTCCACGGCATCGGGTACGTCGTCGCACATGGATCAAACGAGCTCGTACAAAACTAAGTAA
- the LOC118504379 gene encoding diphthine methyltransferase produces MDKLNIQTLVSYDTEQPADSVEWCPQEGWEDIFVCGTYQLEREQESSLANRKGRILLHRFNENATNEPLTLLQTIDRSAVLDQKWNPTQRHQLAAAGADGTLAVYALTGATEQPMLEHQTTVALRGDETDARNLLALALDWSPDGRRIVSSDSHGCLEMFGVENGLQPIHSWKGHGFEAWTCAFSRHNENVVFSGGDDCLLCMHDIRCPAEPIVKGKNKTHSAGVTTLLSFAERDHVLLTGSYDENVRLFDERQLKGSVAELPLHGGVWRLRTNPHREPSQILCGCMYHNFSVVQLTSDDTFELIGEYAEHESICYGCDWQQVGENYRTGKRIIATCSFYDHKLCVSEISACV; encoded by the exons ATGGACAAATTGAACATCCAAACGCTGGTGTCATACGACACCGAACAACCGGCCGATTCCGTCGAATGGTGCCCACAGGAAGGATGGGAAGACATTTTCGTGTGCGGTACCTATCAGTTGGAACGAGAGCAAGAATCATCGTTAGCAAACCGGAAGGGACGCATACTTTTACACCGTTTCAATGAGAACGCTACCAACGAGCCCCTAACTCTACTGCAAACAATCGACCGATCGGCAGTGTTGGATCAAAAGTGGAATCCAACGCAACGACATCAACTAGCTGCAGCCGGAGCAGATGGTACGCTTGCAGTTTACGCACTGACCGGCGCAACAGAGCAACCCATGCTCGAGCACCAAACAACGGTAGCGCTTCGCGGTGATGAAACCGATGCTCGAAATCTGCTGGCCTTGGCGTTAGATTGGAGCCCGGACGGGAGGCGAATCGTCTCCAGCGATTCGCACGGTTGTTTGGAGATGTTTGGTGTCGAAAATGGTCTGCAGCCCATTCACAGCTGGAAAGGGCACGGTTTCGAAGCGTGGACCTGTGCTTTCAGCAGGCACAACGAAAATGTCGTTTTTAGCG GAGGAGACGATTGCTTACTGTGCATGCACGACATACGGTGCCCAGCCGAACCAATTGTGAAAGGGAAGAACAAAACACATTCAGCTGGAGTTACCACGCTACTGTCGTTCGCGGAACGGGACCACGTGCTACTCACCGGAAGCTACGATGAAAACGTGCGTCTGTTCGATGAACGGCAGCTGAAGGGCAGTGTTGCCGAATTGCCCCTTCACGGAGGGGTTTGGCGTTTACGAACGAATCCGCACAGGGAACCGAGTCAAATTCTGTGCGGTTGCATGTATCACAACTTCAGTGTGGTTCAGCTGACATCAGACGATACGTTCGAACTGATCGGTGAGTATGCAGAACACGAAAGTATCTGCTACGGATGCGATTGGCAACAGGTAGGAGAAAACTACCGCACCGGTAAACGGATAATTGCGACGTGTTCGTTTTACGATCATAAACTATGCGTTTCGGAGATAAGTGCGTGTGTATGA
- the LOC118504380 gene encoding zinc finger MYND domain-containing protein 11, whose protein sequence is MSDSWQLKTSCGVISAIWSSIATAPSGEMEHTRLVKQLCKMLHLDSQELAVRHIKTALADQLIAVSVRAKQRGKPKASPSYTFPKRETVPDEQPDRCCYECHNTGRVVKCEGCVRSFHERCTKSPEEKRLELAQFVSKEKQSIISASEHQQHNPHQTPARAGRRASNASVTIIDDGNGSWPADFQQDDDSVELVAEEGTLPSVVKHESGFDFSSPGIKVEEDVKEGLFTDEPMFVCMVRPPNRRLERMLNEPTIKPEVPADANDVAAKANENDTMQKRYCYACHVLKNSTHNISPNVGTRELNYLLSFAVEQYKSWLPKDTFSSSKLFRDKRTTVLSSKTVDTFKKMLLRTPTSLAAVQSKILNEQYNSLEEFHVDLLDIAHNVGVIHGVNSLDYSAAMYFLADCLYEVREIRQCSDCYRHSAEKAEPDWFARPCRTRHELVFAKQKSYQYWPAKVVRVTNKTYDVRFFGDKHLRALVSADCVKPIDTDLRSLQVNAKHRGFQQAMAEMLKHQSLSENREYYAFSSTTGQVVQNTGSIQQSVETTVPQPPLPPPPASNDGDDRVLNHGLNSSRPVTRKRANISNQSSIAATLQKQRKLLDRFTNPVDVKAKALQLLQETEERFALKLELLNIQHRKEISEVKKKQWCAMCEKEARIQCCWNTFYCTTACQKNHATQHQKRHQAGSRCHRLRSLSVCTTTSPSQHAS, encoded by the exons ATGTCCGATAGTTGGCAGCTAAAAACCTCCTGCGGGGTGATTAGCGCTATTTGGAGCAGTATCGCCACCGCTCCATCAGGAGAAATGGAACACACACGGCTAGTTAAGCAACTCTGCAAAATGTTGCATCTAGATAGTCAAG AATTGGCGGTACGTCATATAAAAACAGCGCTAGCAGACCAGCTGATAGCTGTGAGCGTACGGGCAAAACAGCGTGGGAAACCAAAAGCCTCCCCTAGCTACACCTTCCCGAAGCGGGAAACGGTACCGGACGAACAGCCGGACCGATGCTGCTACGAATGCCACAATACAGGCAGAGTGGTAAAGTGTGAAGGTTGTGTAAGGAGTTTTCACGAGCGCTGTACCAAATCTCCCGAAGAGAAACGGCTCGAGCTGGCACAGTTTGTGTCGAAGGAAAAGCAAAGCATAATTTCTGCTTCCGAACACCAACAACACAATCCACATCAGACACCTGCTAGAGCCGGCCGACGGGCTTCCAATGCATCGGTTACCATCATTGATGACGGTAACGGTAGCTGGCCAGCAGATTTCCAGCAGGATGATGATTCTGTTGAGTTGGTAGCAGAAGAAGGCACACTTCCGTCGGTGGTAAAGCATGAGTCCGGCTTCGACTTTTCCAGTCCGGGCATTAAGGTGGAGGAAGATGTAAAGGAAGGGCTGTTTACGGACGAGCCCATGTTCGTTTGTATGGTTCGGCCACCGAACAGACGGCTGGAAAGAATGCTCAACGAACCAACCATCAAACCGGAAGTGCCGGCAGACGCTAACGACGTTGCTGcaaaagcgaacgaaaatGATACGATGCAAAAACGATACTGCTATGCCTGCCATGTGCTTAAGAACAGTACGCACAACATATCTCCTAACGTGGGTACGCGAGAATTAAATTATCTGTTAAGCTTCGCCGTTGAGCAGTACAAATCATGG CTTCCCAAAGATACCTTCTCGTCGTCGAAGCTTTTCCGGGACAAAAGAACGACGGTGCTGTCAAGCAAGACTGTTGATACTTTCAAGAAGATGCTTCTTCGTACGCCCACATCGCTTGCAGCTGTACAATCCAAGATCCTGAACGAACAGTACAACAGTCTGGAAGAGTTCCACGTTGATTTACTGGACATCGCGCACAATGTAGGAGTCATCCATGGAG TGAACTCATTGGACTATAGTGCGGCAATGTATTTTCTAGCCGATTGCTTGTATGAAGTACGAGAAATACGCCAATGTTCGGACTGCTATCGCCATTCGGCGGAGAAAGCAGAACCGGATTGGTTCGCGCGCCCGTGCCGCACTCGGCACGAGTTAGTgtttgccaaacaaaaaagttacCAGTACTGGCCGGCGAAGGTGGTGCGAGTTACGAACAAGACGTACGACGTGCGTTTCTTTGGTGACAAACATTTGCGCGCGTTGGTGAGTGCTGATTGTGTGAAACCGATCGATACCGATCTCCGTTCGCTGCAAGTGAATGCTAAGCATCGCGGGTTCCAGCAGGCGATGGCCGAAATGCTTAAACATCAATCGTTGTCTGAGAACAGAGAATACTATGCCTTTTCGTCCACCACCGGACAGGTGGTACAAAACACGGGAAGCATACAGCAATCGGTTGAAACCACAGTACCgcaaccaccactaccgcCACCTCCTGCGTCTAACGACGGGGACGATCGAGTGTTAAACCATGGCCTGAATAGTTCACGGCCCGTAACAAGGAAGCGCGCCAACATAAGCAATCAGTCTAGCATCGCTGCGACCCTCCAGAAACAGCGGAAATTATTAGATCGCTTTACGAATCCGGTAGATGTGAAAGCTAAAGCTTTGCAACTTTTGCAGGAAACCGAAGAAAGGTTTGCACTAAAGCTAGAATTGCTTAACATCCAGCACCGAAAAGAAATAAGCGAGGTGAAGAAGAAACAATGG TGTGCCATGTGTGAAAAGGAGGCCCGAATCCAATGTTGCTGGAACACGTTCTACTGCACGACTGCCTGCCAAAAAAACCACGCAACACAACACCAAAAGCGACACCAGGCCGGCAGCAGGTGCCATCGCTTGCGTTCGCTTTCTGTGTGTACCACCACCTCGCCATCACAGCATGCCAGCTAA
- the LOC118504382 gene encoding pyridoxal phosphate phosphatase PHOSPHO2 produces MFSSSGRILKRLAVLDFDHTVCEYNTDIVVRDLLGPGGVPPDVQSILRSCGWIPYMQRIFRLLHQNGFKPMDIASSIRGIPEVPGMKACIGNLVQHGFDVIIISDSNSEFIRLWNEFNDIGSYIHTVFTNPARFDSSGLLELRPYHFQTECTLSSKNLCKGKILTEFLRRQHDERQVEYEKVFYAGDGKNDVCPMLRLGSNGYACARRGYTCHDALQNAIGKLEHPYVAKVLQWTDGHELNDLIWTELED; encoded by the coding sequence ATGTTCTCCAGCAGCGGACGGATACTGAAGCGGCTCGCCGTGCTAGATTTCGATCATACCGTCTGCGAATACAACACGGACATTGTGGTGCGAGATCTGCTCGGTCCCGGGGGCGTGCCACCGGATGTGCAAAGCATACTTCGATCCTGTGGCTGGATCCCGTACATGCAGCGCATCTTCCGGCTGCTGCACCAGAACGGATTCAAACCGATGGACATCGCGTCCTCAATACGCGGCATACCGGAGGTTCCGGGCATGAAGGCCTGCATCGGTAACCTGGTACAGCACGGGTTCGATGTGATCATAATAAGCGATTCCAACTCGGAGTTTATACGGCTGTGGAACGAGTTCAATGACATCGGTTCGTACATACACACTGTGTTCACTAATCCGGCGCGGTTCGACAGCAGCGGGCTGTTGGAGCTGCGTCCGTACCACTTCCAGACGGAATGCACGCTCAGCTCGAAGAATCTCTGCAAAGGAAAGATTTTGACCGAATTTTTGCGCCGACAGCACGACGAACGGCAGGTGGAGTACGAGAAGGTGTTTTACGCGGGCGATGGCAAGAACGATGTCTGTCCGATGCTGCGACTCGGTAGCAACGGGTACGCCTGTGCCAGACGCGGCTACACGTGCCACGATGCGCTGCAGAATGCGATCGGGAAGCTGGAGCATCCGTACGTGGCCAAGGTGCTGCAGTGGACGGATGGGCACGAGCTGAATGACCTCATATGGACTGAATTGGAGGACTGA
- the LOC118504381 gene encoding serine protease snake-like, whose protein sequence is MQCRQKCTFLLLSLVQYSVYLNKIPMVGAIVGGESANDGEYPHMVALGRSCLYPDGGGCVGGYEWFCGGSLISDRFVLTAAHCAHVGMSNPPTVVQLGAQDLRQPALIVAVRAIVQHPGYGGILSYNDIALIELSSPITTIQPAYLWPSETLPENVRLIATGWGKVGHFEEPSMTLQRVHIPIVPNNQCNQLLYRNRRLRHGVLPTQLCAGDPHGGKDTCEGDSGGPLQMKLPLAGANGKASLYYIVGITSNGGICGTVNRPGLYTRVSSYVGWIEQVLQMTPDH, encoded by the exons ATGCAGTGCAGACAAAAGTGTACGTTCCTGCTCCTATCGTTGGTGCAGTACAGTGTGTATCTCAATAAAATACCGATGGTGGGTGCTATAGTGGGTGGCGAAAGTGCGAACGACGGCGAGTACCCTCATATGGTTGCCCTTGGACGGTCCTGTCTCTATCCGGACGGTGGCGGATGTGTCGGTGGTTACGAATGGTTCTGCGGAGGTTCGCTGATATCGGATCGGTTCGTCCTGACGGCGGCCCATTGCGCACACGTCGGCATGTCGAATCCCCCCACGGTGGTTCAACTCGGAGCGCAAGATCTGCGCCAGCCTGCTCTGATCGTTGCTGTACGGGCGATTGTACAGCATCCGGGATATGGTGGCATTCTGTCGTACAACGATATCGCTCTGATAGAGCTGTCTTCGCCCATAACCACCATCCAACCAGCCTACCTGTGGCCAAGTGAAACACTCCCCGAGAATGTTCGGCTGATTGCTACGGGATGGGGAAAAGTTGGCCACT TTGAAGAACCATCGATGACTTTGCAACGTGTGCATATACCGATCGTGCCAAACAACCAGTGCAACCAGCTGCTGTATCGCAACCGACGCCTGCGCCATGGCGTGCTCCCGACCCAGCTCTGTGCCGGAGATCCACACGGTGGCAAGGACACCTGCGAGGGCGATTCCGGTGGACCACTGCAGATGAAGCTTCCGCTCGCTGGTGCGAATGGAAAAGCTTCCCTCTACTATATCGTCGGAATCACATCGAACGGTGGGATCTGTGGAACGGTTAACCGACCAGGACTGTACACGCGCGTATCGTCGTACGTCGGCTGGATCGAGCAGGTGCTGCAGATGACACCGGACCACTAG